ACTATGCCGGACGTACCCCTGCGGACGCAAGTCCTGAAGCGTGCGATTCCATCAAAAAATCACGCGATTTGCCCGTCCTGTCCCCCCATGTTACCTAGCGCGACCTTTTCCGCGCGAACTTTCCGCGAACTCTCCGGAGGATCTCCCCGTGGCCCGTACATGTGACATCTGCCAGAAGCGCCGAGGCGTCGGTAACAACGTCTCGCACGCCAACAACAAGACCAAGCGCACCTGGCAGCCGAACCTCCAGACCGTCCACGCCGTCGTCGGCGCCACCCGCAAGACCCTGAAAGTCTGCACGCGCTGCATTCGCAGCGGAAAGATCACGAAGGCGGCGTAGGCCGCCGCCGACCGCCAGGCCGCGCCTGCGGCCGTTCCCGAAGCCGCCGCAACGGCGCTTCCCCTGCTCTTCTTCAGCCCCGGTTCCCGGTCCTCGCAGCCCTGTCGATGCCGCGGGCGCTTACCGCGCATCGCGGTCATTCTCCGTCGCGTGCTCCAACAGTTGCGACGGACTTTCCACGAAATGACATACGCTCCGGCCGAGCCGCACCGGTTTGTTCAGGCAACGCTGAAATTCGAGGCTTGATCGCGACGGTCGACGCGGCCTCGCTCTTGCTTGCTCGTTGATCCGTGATTCGCAGCTACGCGCGGCTCGCAACGAAGCAGCGAGAAGCCGAAGGAGGCGCCATGGTCGAAACTCAGGTCGAAACGTCCGGGCAGCAGGCGGAGCATTTCGACGTCGTGATCGTCGGCGCCGGAATCTCCGGCGTAGGCGCCGGCTGCCACCTGACGCGGCAGTGTCCGGGAACGAGCTTCGTCATTCTCGAGGCGAAGGACACGTTCGGCGGCACGTGGGTCACGCACCGCTATCCGGGCATTCGCTCCGACAGCGACCTCTACACCTTCGGCTACCGCTTCAAGCCGTGGACCGGTCCGCCGATCGCGACCGCCGCCGAAATCCTCACGTACATGGGCGAGGTGATCGACGAGCACGGCCTCGCACCGCACATCCGCTACGGACACACGATCTCGCGAGCGAGCTGGTCGAGCAGCGACAACCGGTGGACCGTCGAGTGCGCTCGTAACGACACCGGCCAGACCCGGCTCTTTACCGCGGGCTTTTTGTGGATGTGCCAGGGCTACTACCGCCACTCGGAGGGCTACACGCCGGAGTGGAAGGACATGGACAAGTTCCACGGCCCGATCATCCATCCGCAGACCTGGCCGGAAGACCTCGACTACAAAGACAAGAACGTGCTGGTGATCGGCTCGGGCGCGACTGCGGCAACGCTGGTTCCGGCGATCGCAGGCGACTGCAGACACGTCACGCTGCTGCAAAGGTCGCCGACGTACTTCATCCCTGCGCCGAACCAGAACGAGCTGGCCGACACGCTGCGCGCGCTCAAGATCGACGAGACCTGGATCCACGAGATCGTGCGTCGCAAATATCTCTACGACCAGCAGGTCCTCACCCAGCGCTGCATCGACGAGCCCGAGGTCGTCAAGACCGAGCTGCTCGACGGCGTGCGCGCGTTTCTCGGTCCGGACTACGACGTGGACAAGCACTTTACCCCGACGTACCGGCCCTGGCGCCAGCGCGTTGCATTCGTTCCCGACGGAGACCTGTTCCAGGGAATCGTCGCAGGCAAAGCCAGCGTCGAGACCGACGAGATCGATCGCTTCACCGAAAAAGGCATCCTGCTCAAGTCAGGTAAGCAGCTCGAGGCCGACATCATCGTGACCGCGACCGGCTTCAACCTGTGCGTGCTCGGCGACATCCGTTTTGCAGTGGACGGCAAGGACATCGACTTCGCCGATACCGTCACATGGCGAGGCATGATGTTCACCGGCGTGCCCAACCTGGTCTGGGTCTTCGGATACTTCCGCGCGAGCTGGACGCTGCGCGTGGACCTCGTCGGCGACTTCGTGTGCCGCCTTCTCAACCATATGAAGAAGAACGGGTACAACAGCGTCACGCCGCGCCTGCGTCCCGAGGACGAAGGCATGCCGCGCCTTCCATGGATCGATCCGGAGAACTTCAATCCGAACTATCTGCAGCGCAGCATGCATCTGATGCCGAAGCGCGGCGACAAGCCGGACTGGCAGCACACGCAGGACTACTGGCGCGAGAAGGACGAGCTTCCGGCGATCCAGCTGGATGATCGGGCGTTCGCATACGATTGACGCGGGACCGGAGATGAGTTTGACCGGAGATCGATCCCGACTCGTGCGGCCGCGCGGAAGCCGGATGTTCAGGCGCGAGCTGCGATCATGTCGATCTCGACGCACGCACCTTTTGGGAGAGCCGATACTTCAACCGTTGCACGTGCTGGATACGGATCAGTCAATACCGACTGCATGATGTCGTTGAGGCGGGGAAACTCCGCAAGATTTGTCACGTACACGGTAAGCCGCACGGCATCCTTCAACGACAGACCTGCAGCGGCCGCGACCTGCGCGAGATTGCGGAAGACCTGCCGCGCTTCGGCCTCGAATCCGCCGGAAACGAGCTGGCCCGTCTGCGGATCCAGCCCGATCTGCCCGCTGCAGTAGAGCACGCCGCCCGCAACGATAGCCTGGGAATACGGTCCAATTGCGGCCGGCGCGTCGTCGGTGCGGATCACGTTCTTCGTCATGCCTGCATTCCCTCAGCCGATCAGCCTGCGCACTTCCTTGACACCCGCCAGGCGGCGCAGATTCCTCATCACGCGTTCGAGATCCTCGATCGACGAAAGCGTGACCTCGAACGTGTTCATGGCCTTCGTGCCGACGGTGCGAACGTGTGCGCGTTCGATGTTGACGCTGGCGGCGGCGATGGCCTGCGTCATGTCGGCGAGCAGGCGCGGCCGGTCGCGCGAGATGACTTCGAGGCGCGCCGGACGCGCAGCGGTTGCTCCCTTCTGCCAGCTCACCGCGACCATGCGTTCGCGCTCGGCGTCGGCGAGGCGCGGACACGCCTTCGAATGGACGGTCACGCCGCGGCCGCGCGTAAGAAACCCGACGATCTCCTCTCCGGCCAGCGGCTCGCAGCACTTCGCGAAGCGCACCATCGCCTCGTCGAGGTTCTCGGCCATGACGAGCGGCTTCGGCGTGCGGTCGAACAGCCCGAAGAACGTGCGAAGGCTCCTGCGCGGGCGCTCGAAGTCGATGGTCTCGTCGGGAAGCAGGAACGTCAGGATCTGCTTGCCGGTGATGCGTCCGTAGCCGACGGCCTCGAGCAGCGAATCCTCGTCCTTGCGAATGAAGTGGATCAGCGCGCGCGAGAAGCGGTCGTCGCTGTGCAGCATCTCGAGATCGAGCCCGTAGCGCGCAAGATCGCGCTCGAGAAGCTCGCGGCCGAGCGCGATCGCCTTCTTGCGCTCCTCGGCGCGGATGTACGAAACGATGCGCTCACGCGCGCGCGGCGAGCGCACGAACTTGAGCCAGTCGCGCGACGGCGCGCCATTTTCGGTGGTGATGACCTCGACCGTGTCGCCCTGCTGCATCACGTAGCGTAGCGGCACGACCTTGCCGTTGACGCGCGCGCCGGCAGCGTGGTTGCCGACCTCGGAATGGATCCGGTATGCGAAGTCGAGCGCGGTGTCGCCTTTGCGAAACGTGAAGCCCTCGCCTTTCGGCGTGAACACGTAGACGTCTTTTCCGAACAGGTCGTCTTTTACCGACGACAGGAACTCGCGCGGATCGTCGAAGTGCTGCTGCCATTCGAGGATCTGGCGCAGCCATGCATACCGCTCGGACTCGGTCTGCTCGGTGTCGTCGGCGTCCTTGTAGCGCCAGTGCGCAGCGACGCCGTACTCAGCCACGCTGTGCATGTCGTGCGTGCGCAGCTGCATCTCGAGGCGCTCGCCGTACACGCCGATCAGCGTCGTATGCAGCGACTGGTAGCCGTTGGCCTTCGGCAGCGCGACGTAGTCGCGGAAGCGGCCCGGAACCGGCGACCAGTACATGTGCAGCACGCCGAGCGCGTCGTAGCATTCGCGGTCGCTCGCGACGAGGGCGCGGAACCCGACCACGTCGTAGACGTCGTCGATCGACAGCGCCTGGTCGGCCATCTTGCGCCAGATCGAGTACGCCCCCTTGGTGCGTCCGGTCACCGATGCTTCGATGCCCGCCGCTTCGAGACGCTTGGAGATCAGACCGGTGACTTCCTTGACGTAGCCTTCGCGCTCGAGCTTCTGCAGCGAGAGGCGCTCGCGGATCTCCTCGTATTCGACCGGATGCAGGATGTGGAACGACATGTCTTCCAGCTCCTGTTTGATCCAGTTGATGCCGAGGCGGTTGGCGAGCGGCGCGTAGAGCTCGAGCGTCTCGGCCGCGATGCGGTTGCGCTTCTCTTCCGACAGGTGCTGCAGCGTGCGGATGTTGTGCGTGCGGTCGGCGAGCTTGACGAGCAGCACGCGCACGTCCTTGGCGCTCGCGACCAGCATCTTGCGGAGATTCTCGGCCTGCTGGTTCTCGGCCGTGTCCGACTCGAGGCGCGTGATCTTGGTGACGCCGTCGACGAGCGCGGCGACCTCGCTTCCGAACCCTTCACGGATGTCGTCGAGCGTCGCCGAGGTATCTTCGACCGCGTCGTGCAGCAGGCCGGTGACGACCGTCGGCACGTCGAGGCGCATCTCGGCGATGATCGACGCGACGGCGAGCGGATGGGTCACGTAGGCTTCGCCGGATGCGCGCCGCTGGCCTTCGTGATGGCTCGCCGAAAAGCGATAGGCCTCGCCGACCATCGCGGTGTCGGCGCCGGGATCGTACTCCTTGATGCGGTTGATGAGGTCCTGGACGTTCACGCCGGCTCCTCGAACGACCGCAGCAGCCGCGCCAGCTCCTCTTCGGTCATGCCTCCGAGGCGGCGCGGAATGTCGGCGCCGAAACGCTGCGCATCACGCACGATCGCCTCGAACTCGGCGATGGCCTGCGGGCGGCTGCGATTGACGATCACGTGGTGATACTCCGCGGCCCGCGCGATCTCGCGGCACGCGTTCTCGAGGCGACGCTGGACGGTTGCCTCGGAGTCGGTGCCGCGTCCGCGCAGGCGTTCCTCCATTGTGGCCCGATCGGGCGGCAGCAGGAACACGGTGATCGCGGACGGGAACGTGTTCCTCAGCTGCGCGGCGCCCTGGACGTCGATGTCGAGCAGCACGTCATGGCCGGCGGCCATAGCGGTCTCGATCGGCGCGCGCGGCGTTCCGTATCGGTAGCCGTGCACGACGGCCCATTCGGCAAGCTCGCCGCGCAGCACCATCGCATCGAACGCCTGGTCGTCGACAAAGCGGTATTCGATGCCGTCGAGCTCGCCCTCGCGCGGCGCACGCGTCGTCGCCGACACCGACATGATCATCTCGGGAAACGCGCGCAGCGCGGCGCTCGCGACAGTGGTCTTTCCCGCGCCCGACGGCCCGGAGACGATGAACAGCAGACCTGGACGGGACTGGGAGGGCATGTCTTTTCTATCGCTGCTGCCGGCGGCGTCGATGCGGCCGGCCGCCGGCTCACTCGACATTCTGGATCTGCTCGCGCAGCTTTTCGACCTCCGACTTTCCGCCGACGACGAGGTTGGTCACGTCGATGTCCGAGGCTTTCGATCCGATCGTGTTGAGCTCGCGGTTGACTTCCTGCAGCACGAAATCGACGCGCTTGGCGACCGGCTCATTCGAGCGCACGAGCTCGTCGAGCGCGCCGAGATGGCTCGCGAGCCGCACGAGCTCTTCGGTGACGTCGGAACGATCGGCAAGCAGCGCCACTTCCTGCACCAGACGCGCCGGGTCGACGGTGACGCCGAGCAACTCGGTAAGCCGCTTCTCGAGCTTCGCCTTCAGGCGCGGAGCGACTCCGGCGGCGGCCTTCTCGAGCGACTTCACGATCGTGCGAAGGTTCTTGATGCGCAGCTGCATGTCGCGGCGGAGGTGCGCGCCTTCGCGCTCGCGCTCCTTCTTGTGCGCAGCAAGCGCCTTGTCGAGCAGGCGCCCGACTTCTTCGATTTCCGCCTTCGCGTCCGCCGCCGGCTCGGCCGCCGTGAACAGATCGCCGCGTCCGGCAAGCAGCGACAGGTCGAGGGATCCCGTCAGGCCGAATTCCTTCTGGAGCTGCTTCCAGCCTTTGATGTATGCGGCCGCCACGTCCTTCTGCAGCGCGATGCCGGAGCTGCGCGGCGGCAGCGTGCGCGAGACGTGGACTTCGACGCGCCCGCGCTCGATGGCAGCCGAGACCACGCGACGCAGATCCGGCTCGTACGGCCCGTACTCGCGCGGCATGTTGAGCTTGAGGTCGAGGAAGCGCTGGTTGACCGAGCGCACCTCGACCGTGAGCCGGCAGCCTTCGACGTGCCCGGTCGCCGCACCGTATCCGGTCATGCTTTTCATACG
The genomic region above belongs to Candidatus Limnocylindrales bacterium and contains:
- a CDS encoding YicC/YloC family endoribonuclease, whose product is MKSMTGYGAATGHVEGCRLTVEVRSVNQRFLDLKLNMPREYGPYEPDLRRVVSAAIERGRVEVHVSRTLPPRSSGIALQKDVAAAYIKGWKQLQKEFGLTGSLDLSLLAGRGDLFTAAEPAADAKAEIEEVGRLLDKALAAHKKEREREGAHLRRDMQLRIKNLRTIVKSLEKAAAGVAPRLKAKLEKRLTELLGVTVDPARLVQEVALLADRSDVTEELVRLASHLGALDELVRSNEPVAKRVDFVLQEVNRELNTIGSKASDIDVTNLVVGGKSEVEKLREQIQNVE
- the rpmB gene encoding 50S ribosomal protein L28, giving the protein MARTCDICQKRRGVGNNVSHANNKTKRTWQPNLQTVHAVVGATRKTLKVCTRCIRSGKITKAA
- a CDS encoding Rid family detoxifying hydrolase; its protein translation is MTKNVIRTDDAPAAIGPYSQAIVAGGVLYCSGQIGLDPQTGQLVSGGFEAEARQVFRNLAQVAAAAGLSLKDAVRLTVYVTNLAEFPRLNDIMQSVLTDPYPARATVEVSALPKGACVEIDMIAARA
- the gmk gene encoding guanylate kinase, translating into MPSQSRPGLLFIVSGPSGAGKTTVASAALRAFPEMIMSVSATTRAPREGELDGIEYRFVDDQAFDAMVLRGELAEWAVVHGYRYGTPRAPIETAMAAGHDVLLDIDVQGAAQLRNTFPSAITVFLLPPDRATMEERLRGRGTDSEATVQRRLENACREIARAAEYHHVIVNRSRPQAIAEFEAIVRDAQRFGADIPRRLGGMTEEELARLLRSFEEPA
- a CDS encoding bifunctional (p)ppGpp synthetase/guanosine-3',5'-bis(diphosphate) 3'-pyrophosphohydrolase, encoding MNVQDLINRIKEYDPGADTAMVGEAYRFSASHHEGQRRASGEAYVTHPLAVASIIAEMRLDVPTVVTGLLHDAVEDTSATLDDIREGFGSEVAALVDGVTKITRLESDTAENQQAENLRKMLVASAKDVRVLLVKLADRTHNIRTLQHLSEEKRNRIAAETLELYAPLANRLGINWIKQELEDMSFHILHPVEYEEIRERLSLQKLEREGYVKEVTGLISKRLEAAGIEASVTGRTKGAYSIWRKMADQALSIDDVYDVVGFRALVASDRECYDALGVLHMYWSPVPGRFRDYVALPKANGYQSLHTTLIGVYGERLEMQLRTHDMHSVAEYGVAAHWRYKDADDTEQTESERYAWLRQILEWQQHFDDPREFLSSVKDDLFGKDVYVFTPKGEGFTFRKGDTALDFAYRIHSEVGNHAAGARVNGKVVPLRYVMQQGDTVEVITTENGAPSRDWLKFVRSPRARERIVSYIRAEERKKAIALGRELLERDLARYGLDLEMLHSDDRFSRALIHFIRKDEDSLLEAVGYGRITGKQILTFLLPDETIDFERPRRSLRTFFGLFDRTPKPLVMAENLDEAMVRFAKCCEPLAGEEIVGFLTRGRGVTVHSKACPRLADAERERMVAVSWQKGATAARPARLEVISRDRPRLLADMTQAIAAASVNIERAHVRTVGTKAMNTFEVTLSSIEDLERVMRNLRRLAGVKEVRRLIG
- a CDS encoding NAD(P)/FAD-dependent oxidoreductase; the encoded protein is MVETQVETSGQQAEHFDVVIVGAGISGVGAGCHLTRQCPGTSFVILEAKDTFGGTWVTHRYPGIRSDSDLYTFGYRFKPWTGPPIATAAEILTYMGEVIDEHGLAPHIRYGHTISRASWSSSDNRWTVECARNDTGQTRLFTAGFLWMCQGYYRHSEGYTPEWKDMDKFHGPIIHPQTWPEDLDYKDKNVLVIGSGATAATLVPAIAGDCRHVTLLQRSPTYFIPAPNQNELADTLRALKIDETWIHEIVRRKYLYDQQVLTQRCIDEPEVVKTELLDGVRAFLGPDYDVDKHFTPTYRPWRQRVAFVPDGDLFQGIVAGKASVETDEIDRFTEKGILLKSGKQLEADIIVTATGFNLCVLGDIRFAVDGKDIDFADTVTWRGMMFTGVPNLVWVFGYFRASWTLRVDLVGDFVCRLLNHMKKNGYNSVTPRLRPEDEGMPRLPWIDPENFNPNYLQRSMHLMPKRGDKPDWQHTQDYWREKDELPAIQLDDRAFAYD